A portion of the Platichthys flesus chromosome 7, fPlaFle2.1, whole genome shotgun sequence genome contains these proteins:
- the LOC133956745 gene encoding pepsin A-like, giving the protein MMKWLVVLSALVALSECLVRTPLIKGKTAREDLQEKGLWEKYRKEHPYNPMAKFIQTGTESMTNDADLAYYGVISIGTPPQSFSVIFDTGSSNLWIPSVYCSSEACENHKKFNPQQSSTFKWGSQPLSIQYGTGSMTGYLASDTVQVGGISIANQVFGISQTEAAFMASMKADGILGLAFQSIASDNVVPVFDNMIQQNLVSQPLFSVYLSSNAQQGSEVIFGGYDSSHYTGQISWIPLTSATYWQIKMDSVTINGQTVACSGGCQAIIDTGTSQIVGPNSDISNMNSWVGASTNQYGEATVNCQSIQSMPDVTFTLNGKAFTVPASAYVSQSNYGCSTGFGQGGSNLWILGDVFIREYYAVFDAPSKYIGLAKSV; this is encoded by the exons ATGATGAAGTGGCTCGTCGTTCTCTCTGCCCTCGTGGCTCTCTCCGAGTGTCTCGTCAG GACTCCCCTGATCAAGGGAAAGACTGCCAGGGAAGACCTGCAGGAGAAAGGACTCTGGGAAAAGTACAGGAAGGAGCACCCATACAACCCAATGGCCAAGTTCATCCAGACTGGAACTGAGTCCATGACTAATGATGCTGAT TTGGCCTACTATGGTGTGATCTCCATCGGCACCCCTCCTCAGTCCTTCAGCGTCATCTTTGACACCGGCTCCTCCAACCTGTGGATCCCCTCAGTCTACTGCTCCAGCGAGGCCTGTG agaaCCACAAAAAATTCAACCCACAGCAGTCTTCCACCTTCAAATGGGGCAGCCAGCCTCTGTCCATCCAGTACGGCACTGGCAGCATGACCGGATATCTGGCCAGTGACACTGTTCAG GTGGGCGGCATCTCTATTGCGAATCAGGTGTTTGGAATCAGCCAGACAGAGGCTGCCTTCATGGCCAGCATGAAGGCTGATGGCATCCTGGGTCTGGCCTTCCAGAGCATCGCCTCTGACAACGTCGTGCCCGTCTTCGATAACATGATCCAGCAGAACCTCGTGTCCCAGCCCCTGTTCTCCGTCTACCTGAGCAG CAATGCTCAGCAGGGCAGTGAGGTGATCTTCGGTGGTTACGATTCCAGCCACTACACTGGTCAAATCAGCTGGAtccctctgacctctgccaCCTACTGGCAGATCAAGATGGACAG TGTTACCATCAACGGACAGACCGTGGCCTGCTCCGGAGGCTGCCAGGCCATCATCGACACCGGCACCTCCCAGATCGTTGGCCCCAACTCTGACATCAGCAACATGAATTCCTGGGTTGGAGCCTCAACCAACCAGTACGGAGAG GCTACAGTGAACTGCCAGAGCATCCAGAGCATGCCTGATGTCACCTTCACTCTCAATGGAAAGGCCTTCACCGTCCCCGCTTCTGCCTACGTCTCTCAG AGCAACTATGGCTGCAGCACTGGCTTTGGTCAGGGTGGCTCTAACCTCTGGATCCTGGGAGACGTCTTCATCAGGGAGTACTACGCCGTCTTTGATGCCCCGTCCAAGTACATTGGTCTGGCCAAGTCTGTGTAA